From one Gemella morbillorum genomic stretch:
- a CDS encoding prepilin-type N-terminal cleavage/methylation domain-containing protein: protein MKIQGKKLVTKKNSKGFTLLELTISLFLLLILSLLLTLILQTTIKTSRNFLDFTNYEYALAHKKILEIYNDSSKVERESNFVMMTNKDKKEEVKLVFQGDRVYIAKQKSKDFYAGYILLLKKLKSYSIEQDEDMIHITLRDREDKERNLYLKLKTEEKSKKESEEKDTDKNNDKQSTNTRESKND from the coding sequence ATGAAGATACAGGGGAAGAAGTTAGTTACTAAGAAAAATAGTAAAGGATTTACTTTGTTGGAGCTAACAATTTCGTTATTTCTACTCCTTATTTTATCGTTATTGTTGACATTAATACTTCAAACTACAATAAAAACATCAAGGAATTTTTTAGATTTTACTAATTATGAATATGCATTAGCGCATAAGAAAATATTAGAAATTTACAATGATAGTAGTAAAGTCGAAAGAGAAAGTAATTTTGTAATGATGACTAATAAGGACAAAAAAGAAGAGGTTAAATTAGTTTTTCAAGGAGATAGAGTGTATATAGCAAAGCAAAAGAGTAAGGATTTTTATGCTGGATATATTTTACTGTTGAAAAAATTAAAATCATATTCTATTGAACAAGATGAAGACATGATTCATATAACACTAAGGGATAGAGAAGATAAAGAAAGGAATCTTTATTTAAAACTTAAAACTGAAGAAAAAAGTAAAAAAGAATCTGAAGAAAAAGATACAGATAAAAATAATGATAAACAATCAACTAATACACGGGAAAGTAAAAATGATTAA
- a CDS encoding tRNA threonylcarbamoyladenosine dehydratase, whose product MLHQFSRNELIIGTDGLDILKKSRVGILGIGGVGSFAAEALARSGIGALVLMDKDDIDITNINRQIHATTLTVGCSKVEEMKKRILAINPNCEVTAIQDFYTEGTYKTFYEKKLDFVIDACDTVTYKIHLMKHCLRNDIKFISVMGTANKMDPTRFQITDIRKTTVCPLAKVIRIKLKKDNIKGKVPVVYSTESPTIANKEYLEKIGNQKSDIRKSKIPPASNAFCPSTAGLIAANYVYTNLLKNIKILTIEKSN is encoded by the coding sequence ATGTTACATCAATTTTCAAGAAATGAATTAATAATCGGAACAGATGGATTAGATATATTAAAAAAGTCAAGAGTAGGAATATTAGGAATAGGTGGGGTTGGCTCATTTGCTGCTGAAGCTTTAGCGCGCTCTGGAATTGGAGCATTAGTACTTATGGATAAAGATGATATAGATATAACTAATATTAATCGTCAAATTCATGCAACAACGTTGACTGTGGGATGTAGTAAAGTTGAAGAAATGAAAAAAAGAATTTTAGCTATTAATCCGAACTGTGAAGTTACAGCTATTCAGGATTTTTATACAGAAGGAACATATAAAACATTCTATGAAAAAAAATTAGATTTTGTAATAGATGCATGTGATACAGTAACATATAAAATTCATCTGATGAAACATTGTCTAAGAAATGATATTAAGTTTATTAGTGTTATGGGAACAGCTAACAAAATGGATCCGACGAGGTTTCAAATAACAGATATAAGAAAAACTACAGTGTGTCCTTTAGCTAAAGTAATTAGAATAAAATTAAAAAAAGATAACATAAAAGGAAAGGTCCCTGTAGTGTACTCGACCGAGAGCCCAACTATAGCAAACAAAGAATATCTAGAAAAAATAGGTAATCAAAAATCAGATATAAGAAAATCTAAAATTCCCCCAGCATCTAATGCATTTTGTCCATCTACTGCAGGATTAATTGCTGCGAATTATGTTTACACTAATCTATTAAAAAATATAAAAATATTAACTATAGAAAAATCTAATTAA
- a CDS encoding YihY/virulence factor BrkB family protein, which translates to MFIPEKNYSFYEENPKGKLTIKKFVKEMYYRIMYDEISLLSANLSYYFILSVFPMLIVALALTPYFKIDQQFLLAKIQTFAPGALGDYLFNMISEVLNSKNNNTIITIGVVFTLWSASNGIYGIIIAFNNAFRVRDGRIWIVTKIISIIFTVLFLIGMFLVLALVVFGKQLTYLLFHKFNLDEGFYTMWSYLSYSFPILFTFIVFVFLYILGPNLKLKSISILPGAVFSTISWTLVSRLFGYYIDHFSSYIKTYGTIGALMAFIIWLYITGYILIIGAEINAIFHNYKIEHRIFEETHTKE; encoded by the coding sequence ATGTTTATTCCAGAAAAAAATTACTCATTTTACGAAGAGAATCCTAAAGGTAAATTAACAATAAAAAAATTTGTAAAAGAGATGTACTATCGCATAATGTATGATGAAATATCTCTTTTATCTGCAAATTTAAGTTATTATTTTATTTTATCTGTGTTTCCAATGCTGATAGTTGCGTTGGCATTAACACCATATTTTAAAATAGATCAACAATTTTTGCTAGCTAAGATACAAACTTTTGCCCCTGGTGCATTGGGGGATTATCTTTTTAATATGATAAGCGAAGTTTTAAATAGTAAAAATAATAATACAATTATTACTATTGGGGTAGTATTTACTTTATGGTCTGCATCTAATGGTATATATGGGATAATTATAGCATTTAACAATGCATTTAGAGTACGTGATGGACGTATTTGGATAGTAACAAAAATTATAAGTATAATTTTTACAGTTTTATTCTTAATAGGTATGTTTCTAGTTTTAGCATTAGTTGTTTTTGGCAAACAACTTACATATTTGTTATTTCACAAATTTAACTTGGATGAAGGTTTTTATACAATGTGGTCGTACTTAAGTTATAGTTTTCCAATCTTGTTTACTTTCATTGTCTTTGTATTTTTATATATACTAGGACCAAACTTAAAATTAAAATCTATTAGTATATTACCTGGAGCGGTATTTTCAACAATTTCTTGGACATTAGTCAGTAGATTATTTGGATACTATATTGATCATTTTTCTAGTTATATAAAAACATATGGTACTATTGGAGCGTTGATGGCGTTTATTATTTGGTTATATATTACAGGATATATACTAATAATAGGAGCAGAAATTAATGCGATTTTTCATAATTATAAGATAGAACACCGTATTTTTGAAGAAACACATACAAAGGAATAG
- a CDS encoding helix-turn-helix domain-containing protein produces MKNKGTLLAQNLKKLRKINNYSMSTVADKLDLSSHGVYANWEYGRNEPNVATLVSIAKLYNVSIDELVGYKIEKVNDEELAKTHFEVIDMIKALDSEDCKLVEEVLKRFRGYSFSRHLNL; encoded by the coding sequence TTGAAGAATAAAGGAACATTACTGGCGCAAAATTTAAAGAAACTTCGAAAAATAAATAATTACTCTATGTCTACTGTAGCAGATAAATTAGATTTATCATCACATGGCGTTTATGCTAACTGGGAATATGGGAGAAATGAGCCCAATGTAGCAACACTAGTATCTATTGCAAAGCTGTACAATGTATCGATTGATGAGCTTGTAGGTTACAAAATAGAAAAAGTGAATGACGAAGAGTTAGCAAAAACTCACTTTGAAGTAATTGATATGATAAAAGCGTTAGATAGTGAGGATTGTAAATTAGTAGAAGAGGTTCTGAAAAGATTTAGGGGATATTCTTTTTCTAGACACTTGAATCTATAA
- the comGC gene encoding competence type IV pilus major pilin ComGC → MEKILKKLKKKDGFTLIEMLIVLFIIAILLILIIPNITKNIDTAKDKSSEAYEKTVQSQVTAYEINEKDSNVTFEKLVEKHYLDGPVEKASTAPNGKKIVISNGKATLQK, encoded by the coding sequence GTGGAAAAAATTTTAAAAAAATTAAAAAAGAAAGACGGTTTTACCCTTATAGAAATGCTTATTGTACTATTTATAATTGCAATTTTGTTAATATTAATAATACCTAATATTACTAAAAATATTGACACTGCAAAAGATAAAAGTTCGGAAGCATATGAAAAAACAGTTCAATCACAAGTAACAGCATACGAAATAAATGAAAAAGATAGTAATGTTACTTTTGAGAAATTGGTAGAAAAACATTATTTAGATGGACCTGTAGAAAAAGCTAGTACCGCACCTAATGGTAAAAAAATTGTAATATCAAATGGAAAAGCGACATTACAAAAATAG
- a CDS encoding prepilin-type N-terminal cleavage/methylation domain-containing protein, with product MEKRHYKNSAGYSLVEMLAVLLIVSIIIIILSKTSVANYNKYKERLALNELVSDLYQLQTRSLNEENIYIDLFSSDGEYVMHYSNQNYWKKISNDGKVLLNRPNVRFKYREGNLISRANTVDVKFPESLYRLIIHLDTGYITIDEIE from the coding sequence ATGGAAAAGCGACATTACAAAAATAGTGCTGGTTATTCATTAGTTGAAATGTTAGCAGTATTGTTAATAGTCAGTATTATCATTATTATTTTATCAAAAACATCTGTAGCTAATTATAATAAATATAAAGAAAGATTAGCGTTAAATGAATTAGTATCAGATTTATATCAGTTACAAACACGAAGTTTAAATGAAGAGAATATCTATATAGATTTATTTTCAAGTGATGGAGAATATGTCATGCACTATAGTAATCAAAATTACTGGAAAAAGATTTCAAATGATGGAAAAGTACTTTTAAACAGGCCGAATGTCAGATTTAAATATAGAGAAGGGAATTTAATATCTAGGGCAAATACAGTCGATGTAAAGTTTCCTGAAAGTTTATATAGACTTATTATTCACTTAGATACTGGATATATAACCATTGATGAAATTGAATAA
- the comGA gene encoding competence type IV pilus ATPase ComGA, translated as MTKIIDDAIKSKASDIHIYPHISGNSFIKLRINGNLSKYESYTNRELDAVNSLLKYNAGIDISRNKEPQSGRFVYSLSEKNYYLRVSTLPLSELSEGCVVRIFIDELEDVDYSIFEEDREHINSLSKKMYGLILFSGPTGSGKSTSMYKLASSLANMDKQVITVEDPVEKNIENLIQMQVNEKAGINYDNALKSILRCDPDAMVIGEIRDFKTASQVITSSFSGHLVLSTIHAEDSVGVINRLKDLNLSLEDIKQTVLCIISQRLVNLSAGGRGLITEILNKEDIHNYIDNKKITNKSLDEKFLLAYEEGFITQDEKEKWGY; from the coding sequence ATGACTAAAATTATAGATGATGCAATTAAAAGCAAAGCTAGTGATATACACATATATCCACACATATCAGGTAATTCCTTTATAAAGCTCAGAATCAATGGTAATCTGAGTAAATATGAAAGTTATACAAATAGGGAGTTAGATGCAGTTAACTCATTACTAAAATACAACGCTGGGATAGATATTTCTCGTAATAAAGAACCACAAAGCGGACGCTTTGTTTATTCGCTATCTGAGAAAAATTATTATTTAAGAGTATCTACTTTACCTTTGAGTGAATTATCAGAGGGTTGTGTAGTTAGGATTTTTATTGATGAGTTAGAGGATGTTGATTATAGTATTTTTGAAGAAGATAGGGAGCATATTAATTCATTAAGTAAAAAGATGTATGGATTAATATTGTTTTCAGGTCCCACAGGAAGTGGAAAATCAACATCAATGTATAAATTAGCGAGTTCACTTGCTAATATGGATAAACAAGTTATAACAGTTGAGGATCCTGTAGAGAAAAATATTGAAAATTTAATTCAAATGCAAGTAAATGAAAAAGCAGGGATTAACTATGATAATGCACTAAAATCTATTTTGAGATGTGATCCAGATGCAATGGTAATTGGAGAAATTCGAGATTTTAAAACAGCAAGTCAAGTTATTACTTCTTCATTTTCGGGGCATTTGGTTTTAAGTACAATTCATGCAGAGGATTCTGTGGGTGTTATAAATCGTTTGAAAGATTTGAATTTATCACTTGAAGATATAAAACAAACGGTCCTTTGCATCATTTCTCAAAGGTTGGTTAATTTATCAGCTGGAGGAAGAGGATTAATAACTGAAATATTAAATAAAGAAGATATTCATAACTATATAGATAATAAAAAAATAACCAACAAATCCTTAGATGAAAAATTTTTGTTAGCTTATGAGGAAGGATTCATAACACAAGATGAAAAAGAAAAATGGGGATATTAA
- the comGB gene encoding competence type IV pilus assembly protein ComGB, whose amino-acid sequence MKKKNGDIKKIFDKENKVYFIKRLYELIEHGYMLEDSLEFLLIQYDVPAVEIEKIKSKLSNGEKLSDILGYIGYSKLIVTKIKFAEQYGRIEDMLLEVETYLQIKKIQKEKIIKTLRYPLFLTMTLICLIMVFNALVIPQFENIYSSSNIKMDFQTIILIKLLYYIPKIISIIFVIFILSSIYMFYIAKYKPILFLNTLLIIPKVKNYAKLYFSYRFAMELSLFLMSGFSLKTALEVMIEEKYDYYLTCFSEEILTKLDSGITFEDAIGEVKFFDKSMKKFIIHGKNNGLIDKELKLFSELMLDTFLTSLDRSLRKIQPILFGVLALVIVGLYMVILLPIFNMASSLK is encoded by the coding sequence ATGAAAAAGAAAAATGGGGATATTAAAAAAATTTTTGATAAAGAAAATAAGGTTTATTTTATAAAACGGTTATACGAACTTATCGAACACGGTTATATGTTAGAAGATTCTTTGGAATTTCTTTTAATTCAGTATGATGTACCTGCTGTTGAGATAGAAAAGATAAAAAGCAAACTCTCTAATGGAGAAAAGTTATCTGATATTTTAGGGTATATTGGTTATTCAAAATTAATAGTTACAAAAATAAAATTTGCGGAACAGTACGGTCGCATAGAAGACATGTTACTGGAAGTTGAAACATATCTGCAAATAAAAAAAATACAAAAAGAAAAGATAATAAAAACTTTACGCTATCCACTATTTTTAACTATGACATTAATATGCCTAATAATGGTTTTTAATGCACTAGTAATTCCACAGTTTGAAAACATCTATTCTTCATCTAATATTAAGATGGACTTTCAGACTATTATTCTTATAAAATTGTTGTATTATATTCCAAAAATTATATCTATTATTTTTGTTATCTTTATACTTAGTTCAATATATATGTTTTATATAGCTAAGTATAAGCCTATACTATTTTTAAACACTTTACTAATTATTCCTAAAGTTAAAAATTATGCAAAACTATACTTTTCGTATAGATTTGCTATGGAACTAAGCCTATTTTTAATGAGTGGATTTTCTCTAAAAACGGCGTTAGAAGTCATGATTGAAGAAAAGTATGATTATTATCTGACATGCTTCTCAGAAGAAATTTTAACAAAGTTAGATTCAGGGATAACATTCGAAGATGCTATAGGAGAAGTTAAATTTTTTGATAAATCAATGAAAAAATTTATTATTCATGGGAAAAATAATGGATTAATAGACAAGGAATTGAAGTTGTTTAGTGAGTTGATGTTAGATACATTTTTAACATCATTAGACAGAAGTTTAAGAAAGATTCAACCGATATTATTCGGTGTGCTAGCATTAGTGATAGTTGGATTATATATGGTTATACTTTTACCAATTTTCAACATGGCTAGCTCGTTAAAATAA